aatcaaaataaaaccaATTCAGAACAAGACGGAGGAAGCTCGAAGTGCCTCTGAAGACTCTCCAGAAGACCTCAACGACTTCGACTCGTCTTTCCAGAGGCAGAGTGACGAGGAGGTGAGCTCAAGAACAAGTTCATTTTTTTCAAACTTCGAAGAAAAGTTGGAACAAGCAGAGCGTCAGTTCCCCAACTTACAAGCCGAAGATCTGCTtgttgaggaaagggagagaagggaaaatttTATTTCTAGCCCTCAATTGGCATGCGAAGGAGCGACTGAAGTAGTAGTGTCCTCTACTGAGGAGAAGAGGGTTGACGAGACTTTAATAAAGACCTCCTGCATCAGAAAACTGGAGCCCAAGATGGGACAGTACTACTCAAGCGTATCGGGAGCCGGAGCGTCGAAGGGCGGGGATGTCTCTGGCTCTTTACCATCCTCGCCTCGGTCCTCGGAAGGGTGGCGCATATCCATGGCTTCCACCGCTACCGTCGGCTCCTCTGCTACAGCTGGTTCAGATGATACAGTAGCAAAGGACATGTCAGAGCTTTCTTCAGTCAACTCTTGTCTTTCTGATCTTGACGAGACGCAGACGGACGGGAAGGTTCCTCCTGCAGTGGCTCCAGCGGCCCCTGACCCTGACGCCACGGCAAAGGCACCGCCAGTCCCACAGAGAAAGAAGCAGACGAGTATCAAAGACGCAATAGATGAGCTGGAGAGCATTGAACAGGCTGCGCAAACACTCTTGTTGAAACGACAGTGCTCCAGTGAGGACGAGAGACTTACTCCCGTGCCAAGCAAAGACTCATCCGTATCCATGCCACCCAGCGGTCCCTCGACGAAACTTAATGACAAAATGAGTCCCCAAACCAGAAAGAAAGTGACCCCcagtcctccaccacctccacgctTTGCTGACGACCCTCCTGTACCTCCGGAAGGGGACGCGATATCAGAGAAGCTTGAGCAAAGCCTATCTTCCCTTGAGACTTCTCTCCAGGAGGTGGACAAGGAGATGTTGGGTCGGCAGGAGACTGCCGTTGCTGGAGGAAGCTCGTCTCCGAGGCTGCCACGAGCCGATCAGGTCAACGATGCAAAAGCTGAAGTAAAGCCGCCGTTGCCGCCAAACCTGGGCGTCCAGCAACCCAAGTTGGAGGTGAAGCGGAGGCTGTGGACAAAGTCAAAGGAGACTCAACCGTACATTTCTCGTGAGTCTTATAACGAAGAAGAGATTATAAAGGAGCTAGAAAGACTGCGGCGTAGCTTCCAGGAGAACGACCTCAACGACTTTCTGGACAACCTTGACAACACAGCCATTGAGTACGACATTGAAGAAGCCTTTCTTACACAACTGCTGCAAGATATCAGCGAGGATGTGGAAGCCTTGCCGGAAGGGTTAACAGAAAAGATTGTAGTAAGGGTTGACTATGAAGCGACGACAGACACCTCGTCGGAGGCTAGCAGTGAAGAAGTCGCACGAGAGGGCCACGGCTCTCCTTCAGCCTCCAGTAAGCtggaaaaagtaaaagagaagatcACGGAGAGGATCAGGAAGCGAAAGGCAAGTAAAAGCAGTGACAGTGGGAGTTCTGATGCTCCCTCTGTGGTCAAGGATGACGACACCAAGAGTGAGTCCTCAGTGGTGGAGAATCAGCACATCACGCCCCAGACTGAGTCCTCAACTCCATCGCAGCCCCTCGAGCACGAAAGCTCTGCCTTGATAATTACACCAGACGTGGCCAAGGCCGAAGATACAAAGAAAGGTTTCAACATTGCAGAGTTCTTCAAGAAGGGTTCACCGAAATACCTAAGGAAGaagtacaaagaaagaaagaatcgtAAGTCTGACCTGATAACTACGTCCGAAAGTGAGAGTGAAGACCCAGAAGCCTGCAAGAAAGATTCCAACGGGTCCGTGCTAAAGAAAAACTACGAAAATCAGTCAAGTCTAAAGGGAAGCCATCGGTCCCTTAACGGCGCTCAGGACACAAAGAAAGAAGTCCGATTTGATCTTGATTCTGATGCTCGTGACAAAGACGTGGACAGCTCACCTGGGAAAATCACGGGAAGTAGTGCCTCAAAACAACCTTCATCTGGCGAGGCTCTCACAAGGCACGTGGTTCTGTCCAGCCAGAGAGTAGTGACCTGCGAACCGCAGCAACAAGAGACTGTTGTACTGAAGGAGTCGCAGGAAATCGTGCAGGTGCAGACGGTGCCTCCTGAACATCCTTCCTACGCCCTGCCAGTTGTCGTCGAGGACATCAATAGCCGAGCAGAGTCTATCCTCCCGAAGTTACCAGAACGAGTGAAGCCTcccagaagaaaaaagatgataccAACGCCTGTACAGGAAATAAGTAACCAGTCGGCAGACCAGGACTCGGGCAGCAGGTCAAGAAAGGTGGCCGACGCCAGGGCCGAATTCCTGAAAAGCATGGCTCCGGGGAAGGAGTCGGCGCCCACTCTTCTCCCCTGTGAAGAGTTTAATGTTTCAAAGACTTCGTCTACAGCGGTCGAGATGAAAAAATCCACTGAAACAACAGAAGATATACCAGATTCCACATTACAGAGTTTCAATCAGCAGCTGCAGCCTACACAGCAATTTGGGGAGTCGGCAGTCACCGATACTGACAGTGTTTCATCGCCGCCACGTCCCCCCTTCCCCAAGCCATCGGAAGAGATAGCTCCAGAGTCATTGATGCAGGAGGACGCCTCGGTGACTGCAACGATCCAGTCCACATCAGTAGCAAGTGACTCAAATGTCTCCTCCCAGGAGGAGGTATTGGTTGCCCCCATTCCCGTGACTTCCGTAGCCTCGATATCCATAGCATCGCCTGAGCCCACCAAGGTAGTGCAGCCCCCGAGAACCCTGCCTCTGCCCGTGATTCAGGAGAGCATGCACGAGGACCAGATTTCTCTATTGACCCCCAGCGAGCCAACCACCGTCTCCAGCAGTTACGGAGATACCACGCCTGCCACGCCCCCATTTGAGGACAACCTTCCTTCACTTTACGATAATGTTAACCCTTTCAAGGCAATGTTGGAACAAGAAAAGATGATGGAAGATATTATTTCCGCCCAGGCCACAGCGCCCACCTGCCAGGCCACAGCGCCCACATACCAGGCCACAGCGCCCACATGCCAGGCCACAGCGCCCACCTGccagacagaaaacaaaacagaggTTACGACAGAGATAATTGAACAAAATGCACAACCTATCGCTAAAAACTTGAATCTCAGTCTCTCGCAGGCAGCTCGCAAGAGCCCTGAAGCAGAGAAGTTTGAGATTGTTGATATTGACTCCTTAGCAGCGATAACCGCAGAAATGTTCAAGTTTgctgaagaaatggagaaggaagtccCAAAGAAAACTTCCAGACCGCCGCACAGGATAAACACTGGTGCGCGGAGACGAGCCGCAGCCCGCGacatgggcacacacacaccacagagaAGAGTGGAGACAAGGGAGGTTGGTACCGAGCCCTATACCACAccagtgaggaggagagagatgagcacCACCATCGGCATACAAACTGAGACGAGCTCCGTACGTACATACCACGAGGCAGCCTCCCAGACTGACACAGAGTACGAAACTGACCTCGAGACTGAGTCGGAAATAGAAGATAACCAGAACAAAAAGTATGACGCCAGTAAATGGACGTTTGGGCCCGTCAGGGAGCAAACCCTTCCCCTGGCGTCGCCGCAGGAGCCTCAGCTGCAGCATCTGCACAAACAGCAGCAGAGGCTGATCCAAGAATTGCAAAAACAAACCGTGATGCAAccgaataaggaaaaagaaaaacctgAAGCTCCACCAAGGCATTATCAGGACAAGATGCCGCTAAAGGTTGTGGCAGAGCTGAAGAATATATTGGCAGACCTCGAGCACCCCAAGCCCGCACCGAGCAGAGCAGTGGTTCAGCCCCCGCGCTGGGACGATCAGCTGTTGTGGCCGCACGGTAGGTTAGCTAACAGTGTTACTAACAACCCTTCCCTGGAGTCTAGCAAGACCCTCCACGCTAATACCCTGTCCACCCAGACAAACGCTTCGCACCTGCCTGCCGTGCCTCCTGGCTCCCCTACTGAACCCAGCAGCCAGCTTAATACTTCCCTTAATCATGTCATGCAATCA
The DNA window shown above is from Eriocheir sinensis breed Jianghai 21 chromosome 26, ASM2467909v1, whole genome shotgun sequence and carries:
- the LOC127003784 gene encoding titin-like isoform X9, whose product is MPQGPALGVTSTGKAGGAGVRAGCAVKAINGTSTAHLSLSNAHALTKQGSTLTLEIEDNSEEPSGNNFSSSTSISSSTTSASTVVAANGHITSIRRRTESSGSLEKVQDALTDGKLSDSDKDDSDSSVIFLETYGVDPRLLRNDGAEEDDEAATKQNSCPDSDSSSLCLPAAFALEPNSESLYSERSNDGSCTDQGSQTDSSTDTLVLDGPLSLGDITTSSDPVVLLEAKTQEDVEQTKIKIKPIQNKTEEARSASEDSPEDLNDFDSSFQRQSDEEVSSRTSSFFSNFEEKLEQAERQFPNLQAEDLLVEERERRENFISSPQLACEGATEVVVSSTEEKRVDETLIKTSCIRKLEPKMGQYYSSVSGAGASKGGDVSGSLPSSPRSSEGWRISMASTATVGSSATAGSDDTVAKDMSELSSVNSCLSDLDETQTDGKVPPAVAPAAPDPDATAKAPPVPQRKKQTSIKDAIDELESIEQAAQTLLLKRQCSSEDERLTPVPSKDSSVSMPPSGPSTKLNDKMSPQTRKKVTPSPPPPPRFADDPPVPPEGDAISEKLEQSLSSLETSLQEVDKEMLGRQETAVAGGSSSPRLPRADQVNDAKAEVKPPLPPNLGVQQPKLEVKRRLWTKSKETQPYISRESYNEEEIIKELERLRRSFQENDLNDFLDNLDNTAIEYDIEEAFLTQLLQDISEDVEALPEGLTEKIVVRVDYEATTDTSSEASSEEVAREGHGSPSASSKLEKVKEKITERIRKRKASKSSDSGSSDAPSVVKDDDTKSESSVVENQHITPQTESSTPSQPLEHESSALIITPDVAKAEDTKKGFNIAEFFKKGSPKYLRKKYKERKNRKSDLITTSESESEDPEACKKDSNGSVLKKNYENQSSLKGSHRSLNGAQDTKKEVRFDLDSDARDKDVDSSPGKITGSSASKQPSSGEALTRHVVLSSQRVVTCEPQQQETVVLKESQEIVQVQTVPPEHPSYALPVVVEDINSRAESILPKLPERVKPPRRKKMIPTPVQEISNQSADQDSGSRSRKVADARAEFLKSMAPGKESAPTLLPCEEFNVSKTSSTAVEMKKSTETTEDIPDSTLQSFNQQLQPTQQFGESAVTDTDSVSSPPRPPFPKPSEEIAPESLMQEDASVTATIQSTSVASDSNVSSQEEVLVAPIPVTSVASISIASPEPTKVVQPPRTLPLPVIQESMHEDQISLLTPSEPTTVSSSYGDTTPATPPFEDNLPSLYDNVNPFKAMLEQEKMMEDIISAQATAPTCQATAPTYQATAPTCQATAPTCQTENKTEVTTEIIEQNAQPIAKNLNLSLSQAARKSPEAEKFEIVDIDSLAAITAEMFKFAEEMEKEVPKKTSRPPHRINTGARRRAAARDMGTHTPQRRVETREVGTEPYTTPVRRREMSTTIGIQTETSSVRTYHEAASQTDTEYETDLETESEIEDNQNKKYDASKWTFGPVREQTLPLASPQEPQLQHLHKQQQRLIQELQKQTVMQPNKEKEKPEAPPRHYQDKMPLKVVAELKNILADLEHPKPAPSRAVVQPPRWDDQLLWPHALQELGLDESTLLNEIEQILGVGSLTSKSGKASEVSPARPEKEKEKSPSPVKPKSDRGVSQKPQVPERASSRGVWTPGKGSDERDASGPSRIDLPDLPSFKDQPNVWTPARAGSASPNLGRKEYRKITYDNQSSPQRRPSQENITVPSPEESFAWRDANVDKVARSPTSTLPKVQNPTVTLLQKKRDEPHSTPEGQIPGKRPEYLKPDDGPKYRPDDKLYVIKREYESEEEGGAGRRFAVLGPKKVAGVGPTTNDGVPTTLKSGVKSEHQGEWYKRMFDSLHKIKDDDHIIIKYKVPRARYGGYMSEPEGYDSDIGGGTLRYATVDRRRGPSYEADPMTSSLPRECLIDLDPYAR
- the LOC127003784 gene encoding titin-like isoform X8, with protein sequence MVICRGPQHQREVTSTGKAGGAGVRAGCAVKAINGTSTAHLSLSNAHALTKQGSTLTLEIEDNSEEPSGNNFSSSTSISSSTTSASTVVAANGHITSIRRRTESSGSLEKVQDALTDGKLSDSDKDDSDSSVIFLETYGVDPRLLRNDGAEEDDEAATKQNSCPDSDSSSLCLPAAFALEPNSESLYSERSNDGSCTDQGSQTDSSTDTLVLDGPLSLGDITTSSDPVVLLEAKTQEDVEQTKIKIKPIQNKTEEARSASEDSPEDLNDFDSSFQRQSDEEVSSRTSSFFSNFEEKLEQAERQFPNLQAEDLLVEERERRENFISSPQLACEGATEVVVSSTEEKRVDETLIKTSCIRKLEPKMGQYYSSVSGAGASKGGDVSGSLPSSPRSSEGWRISMASTATVGSSATAGSDDTVAKDMSELSSVNSCLSDLDETQTDGKVPPAVAPAAPDPDATAKAPPVPQRKKQTSIKDAIDELESIEQAAQTLLLKRQCSSEDERLTPVPSKDSSVSMPPSGPSTKLNDKMSPQTRKKVTPSPPPPPRFADDPPVPPEGDAISEKLEQSLSSLETSLQEVDKEMLGRQETAVAGGSSSPRLPRADQVNDAKAEVKPPLPPNLGVQQPKLEVKRRLWTKSKETQPYISRESYNEEEIIKELERLRRSFQENDLNDFLDNLDNTAIEYDIEEAFLTQLLQDISEDVEALPEGLTEKIVVRVDYEATTDTSSEASSEEVAREGHGSPSASSKLEKVKEKITERIRKRKASKSSDSGSSDAPSVVKDDDTKSESSVVENQHITPQTESSTPSQPLEHESSALIITPDVAKAEDTKKGFNIAEFFKKGSPKYLRKKYKERKNRKSDLITTSESESEDPEACKKDSNGSVLKKNYENQSSLKGSHRSLNGAQDTKKEVRFDLDSDARDKDVDSSPGKITGSSASKQPSSGEALTRHVVLSSQRVVTCEPQQQETVVLKESQEIVQVQTVPPEHPSYALPVVVEDINSRAESILPKLPERVKPPRRKKMIPTPVQEISNQSADQDSGSRSRKVADARAEFLKSMAPGKESAPTLLPCEEFNVSKTSSTAVEMKKSTETTEDIPDSTLQSFNQQLQPTQQFGESAVTDTDSVSSPPRPPFPKPSEEIAPESLMQEDASVTATIQSTSVASDSNVSSQEEVLVAPIPVTSVASISIASPEPTKVVQPPRTLPLPVIQESMHEDQISLLTPSEPTTVSSSYGDTTPATPPFEDNLPSLYDNVNPFKAMLEQEKMMEDIISAQATAPTCQATAPTYQATAPTCQATAPTCQTENKTEVTTEIIEQNAQPIAKNLNLSLSQAARKSPEAEKFEIVDIDSLAAITAEMFKFAEEMEKEVPKKTSRPPHRINTGARRRAAARDMGTHTPQRRVETREVGTEPYTTPVRRREMSTTIGIQTETSSVRTYHEAASQTDTEYETDLETESEIEDNQNKKYDASKWTFGPVREQTLPLASPQEPQLQHLHKQQQRLIQELQKQTVMQPNKEKEKPEAPPRHYQDKMPLKVVAELKNILADLEHPKPAPSRAVVQPPRWDDQLLWPHALQELGLDESTLLNEIEQILGVGSLTSKSGKASEVSPARPEKEKEKSPSPVKPKSDRGVSQKPQVPERASSRGVWTPGKGSDERDASGPSRIDLPDLPSFKDQPNVWTPARAGSASPNLGRKEYRKITYDNQSSPQRRPSQENITVPSPEESFAWRDANVDKVARSPTSTLPKVQNPTVTLLQKKRDEPHSTPEGQIPGKRPEYLKPDDGPKYRPDDKLYVIKREYESEEEGGAGRRFAVLGPKKVAGVGPTTNDGVPTTLKSGVKSEHQGEWYKRMFDSLHKIKDDDHIIIKYKVPRARYGGYMSEPEGYDSDIGGGTLRYATVDRRRGPSYEADPMTSSLPRECLIDLDPYAR
- the LOC127003784 gene encoding titin-like isoform X5; this encodes MRIITRRRVKVRVTVKRGDGSVTSSGWEYHGKREDEEEEERKPAGKDASGRVTPPADGKGTGSDLRPTSLPLICVSPYSPVHNGGDVGKDEVEDAEYADATKSSAYESVDTIYEDVGKKSYRVRFGEDKHAEENGSLYSTGAIPKRGSSSTLTMMDEEEERDENMTAEDESKGRNGRLEEDDLYEPVGEYVRETKISAANTTTTTKTKEHSANGTRKIEVILSSSRDDDDNDDEETGQTKDGSKAWKRGKVEVKFSPWQTGKGQKATMAEAFSRGGSDVRVEQNTELSFSDRDKNGAQSGSTKDESSECPYEVHHRSNIRVSAEDLTDSDGKNGTEEEMEVEEEKRKRSASSRKQSGYKFDEEDFSDEERKSRPRGRSRVKKRMVVRVDGRGHEDAPHALLKTFSRTVVTFGRESSGSLEKVQDALTDGKLSDSDKDDSDSSVIFLETYGVDPRLLRNDGAEEDDEAATKQNSCPDSDSSSLCLPAAFALEPNSESLYSERSNDGSCTDQGSQTDSSTDTLVLDGPLSLGDITTSSDPVVLLEAKTQEDVEQTKIKIKPIQNKTEEARSASEDSPEDLNDFDSSFQRQSDEEVSSRTSSFFSNFEEKLEQAERQFPNLQAEDLLVEERERRENFISSPQLACEGATEVVVSSTEEKRVDETLIKTSCIRKLEPKMGQYYSSVSGAGASKGGDVSGSLPSSPRSSEGWRISMASTATVGSSATAGSDDTVAKDMSELSSVNSCLSDLDETQTDGKVPPAVAPAAPDPDATAKAPPVPQRKKQTSIKDAIDELESIEQAAQTLLLKRQCSSEDERLTPVPSKDSSVSMPPSGPSTKLNDKMSPQTRKKVTPSPPPPPRFADDPPVPPEGDAISEKLEQSLSSLETSLQEVDKEMLGRQETAVAGGSSSPRLPRADQVNDAKAEVKPPLPPNLGVQQPKLEVKRRLWTKSKETQPYISRESYNEEEIIKELERLRRSFQENDLNDFLDNLDNTAIEYDIEEAFLTQLLQDISEDVEALPEGLTEKIVVRVDYEATTDTSSEASSEEVAREGHGSPSASSKLEKVKEKITERIRKRKASKSSDSGSSDAPSVVKDDDTKSESSVVENQHITPQTESSTPSQPLEHESSALIITPDVAKAEDTKKGFNIAEFFKKGSPKYLRKKYKERKNRKSDLITTSESESEDPEACKKDSNGSVLKKNYENQSSLKGSHRSLNGAQDTKKEVRFDLDSDARDKDVDSSPGKITGSSASKQPSSGEALTRHVVLSSQRVVTCEPQQQETVVLKESQEIVQVQTVPPEHPSYALPVVVEDINSRAESILPKLPERVKPPRRKKMIPTPVQEISNQSADQDSGSRSRKVADARAEFLKSMAPGKESAPTLLPCEEFNVSKTSSTAVEMKKSTETTEDIPDSTLQSFNQQLQPTQQFGESAVTDTDSVSSPPRPPFPKPSEEIAPESLMQEDASVTATIQSTSVASDSNVSSQEEVLVAPIPVTSVASISIASPEPTKVVQPPRTLPLPVIQESMHEDQISLLTPSEPTTVSSSYGDTTPATPPFEDNLPSLYDNVNPFKAMLEQEKMMEDIISAQATAPTCQATAPTYQATAPTCQATAPTCQTENKTEVTTEIIEQNAQPIAKNLNLSLSQAARKSPEAEKFEIVDIDSLAAITAEMFKFAEEMEKEVPKKTSRPPHRINTGARRRAAARDMGTHTPQRRVETREVGTEPYTTPVRRREMSTTIGIQTETSSVRTYHEAASQTDTEYETDLETESEIEDNQNKKYDASKWTFGPVREQTLPLASPQEPQLQHLHKQQQRLIQELQKQTVMQPNKEKEKPEAPPRHYQDKMPLKVVAELKNILADLEHPKPAPSRAVVQPPRWDDQLLWPHGVWTPGKGSDERDASGPSRIDLPDLPSFKDQPNVWTPARAGSASPNLGRKEYRKITYDNQSSPQRRPSQENITVPSPEESFAWRDANVDKVARSPTSTLPKVQNPTVTLLQKKRDEPHSTPEGQIPGKRPEYLKPDDGPKYRPDDKLYVIKREYESEEEGGAGRRFAVLGPKKVAGVGPTTNDGVPTTLKSGVKSEHQGEWYKRMFDSLHKIKDDDHIIIKYKVPRARYGGYMSEPEGYDSDIGGGTLRYATVDRRRGPSYEADPMTSSLPRECLIDLDPYAR
- the LOC127003784 gene encoding titin-like isoform X1: MRIITRRRVKVRVTVKRGDGSVTSSGWEYHGKREDEEEEERKPAGKDASGRVTPPADGKGTGSDLRPTSLPLICVSPYSPVHNGGDVGKDEVEDAEYADATKSSAYESVDTIYEDVGKKSYRVRFGEDKHAEENGSLYSTGAIPKRGSSSTLTMMDEEEERDENMTAEDESKGRNGRLEEDDLYEPVGEYVRETKISAANTTTTTKTKEHSANGTRKIEVILSSSRDDDDNDDEETGQTKDGSKAWKRGKVEVKFSPWQTGKGQKATMAEAFSRGGSDVRVEQNTELSFSDRDKNGAQSGSTKDESSECPYEVHHRSNIRVSAEDLTDSDGKNGTEEEMEVEEEKRKRSASSRKQSGYKFDEEDFSDEERKSRPRGRSRVKKRMVVRVDGRGHEDAPHALLKTFSRTVVTFGRESSGSLEKVQDALTDGKLSDSDKDDSDSSVIFLETYGVDPRLLRNDGAEEDDEAATKQNSCPDSDSSSLCLPAAFALEPNSESLYSERSNDGSCTDQGSQTDSSTDTLVLDGPLSLGDITTSSDPVVLLEAKTQEDVEQTKIKIKPIQNKTEEARSASEDSPEDLNDFDSSFQRQSDEEVSSRTSSFFSNFEEKLEQAERQFPNLQAEDLLVEERERRENFISSPQLACEGATEVVVSSTEEKRVDETLIKTSCIRKLEPKMGQYYSSVSGAGASKGGDVSGSLPSSPRSSEGWRISMASTATVGSSATAGSDDTVAKDMSELSSVNSCLSDLDETQTDGKVPPAVAPAAPDPDATAKAPPVPQRKKQTSIKDAIDELESIEQAAQTLLLKRQCSSEDERLTPVPSKDSSVSMPPSGPSTKLNDKMSPQTRKKVTPSPPPPPRFADDPPVPPEGDAISEKLEQSLSSLETSLQEVDKEMLGRQETAVAGGSSSPRLPRADQVNDAKAEVKPPLPPNLGVQQPKLEVKRRLWTKSKETQPYISRESYNEEEIIKELERLRRSFQENDLNDFLDNLDNTAIEYDIEEAFLTQLLQDISEDVEALPEGLTEKIVVRVDYEATTDTSSEASSEEVAREGHGSPSASSKLEKVKEKITERIRKRKASKSSDSGSSDAPSVVKDDDTKSESSVVENQHITPQTESSTPSQPLEHESSALIITPDVAKAEDTKKGFNIAEFFKKGSPKYLRKKYKERKNRKSDLITTSESESEDPEACKKDSNGSVLKKNYENQSSLKGSHRSLNGAQDTKKEVRFDLDSDARDKDVDSSPGKITGSSASKQPSSGEALTRHVVLSSQRVVTCEPQQQETVVLKESQEIVQVQTVPPEHPSYALPVVVEDINSRAESILPKLPERVKPPRRKKMIPTPVQEISNQSADQDSGSRSRKVADARAEFLKSMAPGKESAPTLLPCEEFNVSKTSSTAVEMKKSTETTEDIPDSTLQSFNQQLQPTQQFGESAVTDTDSVSSPPRPPFPKPSEEIAPESLMQEDASVTATIQSTSVASDSNVSSQEEVLVAPIPVTSVASISIASPEPTKVVQPPRTLPLPVIQESMHEDQISLLTPSEPTTVSSSYGDTTPATPPFEDNLPSLYDNVNPFKAMLEQEKMMEDIISAQATAPTCQATAPTYQATAPTCQATAPTCQTENKTEVTTEIIEQNAQPIAKNLNLSLSQAARKSPEAEKFEIVDIDSLAAITAEMFKFAEEMEKEVPKKTSRPPHRINTGARRRAAARDMGTHTPQRRVETREVGTEPYTTPVRRREMSTTIGIQTETSSVRTYHEAASQTDTEYETDLETESEIEDNQNKKYDASKWTFGPVREQTLPLASPQEPQLQHLHKQQQRLIQELQKQTVMQPNKEKEKPEAPPRHYQDKMPLKVVAELKNILADLEHPKPAPSRAVVQPPRWDDQLLWPHALQELGLDESTLLNEIEQILGVGSLTSKSGKASEVSPARPEKEKEKSPSPVKPKSDRGVSQKPQVPERASSRGVWTPGKGSDERDASGPSRIDLPDLPSFKDQPNVWTPARAGSASPNLGRKEYRKITYDNQSSPQRRPSQENITVPSPEESFAWRDANVDKVARSPTSTLPKVQNPTVTLLQKKRDEPHSTPEGQIPGKRPEYLKPDDGPKYRPDDKLYVIKREYESEEEGGAGRRFAVLGPKKVAGVGPTTNDGVPTTLKSGVKSEHQGEWYKRMFDSLHKIKDDDHIIIKYKVPRARYGGYMSEPEGYDSDIGGGTLRYATVDRRRGPSYEADPMTSSLPRECLIDLDPYAR
- the LOC127003784 gene encoding titin-like isoform X3, with the protein product MRIITRRRVKVRVTVKRGDGSVTSSGWEYHGKREDEEEEERKPAGKDASGRVTPPADGKGTGSDLRPTSLPLICVSPYSPVHNGGDVGKDEVEDAEYADATKSSAYESVDTIYEDVGKKSYRVRFGEDKHAEENGSLYSTGAIPKRGSSSTLTMMDEEEERDENMTAEDESKGRNGRLEEDDLYEPVGEYVRETKISAANTTTTTKTKEHSANGTRKIEVILSSSRDDDDNDDEETGQTKDGSKAWKRGKVEVKFSPWQTGKGQKATMAEAFSRGGSDVRVEQNTELSFSDRDKNGAQSGSTKDESSECPYEVHHRSNIRVSAEDLTDSDGKNGTEEEMEVEEEKRKRSASSRKQSGYKFDEEDFSDEERKSRPRGRSRVKKRMVVRVDGRGHEDAPHALLKTFSRTVVTFGRESSGSLEKVQDALTDGKLSDSDKDDSDSSVIFLETYGVDPRLLRNDGAEEDDEAATKQNSCPDSDSSSLCLPAAFALEPNSESLYSERSNDGSCTDQGSQTDSSTDTLVLDGPLSLGDITTSSDPVVLLEAKTQEDVEQTKIKIKPIQNKTEEARSASEDSPEDLNDFDSSFQRQSDEEVSSRTSSFFSNFEEKLEQAERQFPNLQAEDLLVEERERRENFISSPQLACEGATEVVVSSTEEKRVDETLIKTSCIRKLEPKMGQYYSSVSGAGASKGGDVSGSLPSSPRSSEGWRISMASTATVGSSATAGSDDTVAKDMSELSSVNSCLSDLDETQTDGKVPPAVAPAAPDPDATAKAPPVPQRKKQTSIKDAIDELESIEQAAQTLLLKRQCSSEDERLTPVPSKDSSVSMPPSGPSTKLNDKMSPQTRKKVTPSPPPPPRFADDPPVPPEGDAISEKLEQSLSSLETSLQEVDKEMLGRQETAVAGGSSSPRLPRADQVNDAKAEVKPPLPPNLGVQQPKLEVKRRLWTKSKETQPYISRESYNEEEIIKELERLRRSFQENDLNDFLDNLDNTAIEYDIEEAFLTQLLQDISEDVEALPEGLTEKIVVRVDYEATTDTSSEASSEEVAREGHGSPSASSKLEKVKEKITERIRKRKASKSSDSGSSDAPSVVKDDDTKSESSVVENQHITPQTESSTPSQPLEHESSALIITPDVAKAEDTKKGFNIAEFFKKGSPKYLRKKYKERKNRKSDLITTSESESEDPEACKKDSNGSVLKKNYENQSSLKGSHRSLNGAQDTKKEVRFDLDSDARDKDVDSSPGKITGSSASKQPSSGEALTRHVVLSSQRVVTCEPQQQETVVLKESQEIVQVQTVPPEHPSYALPVVVEDINSRAESILPKLPERVKPPRRKKMIPTPVQEISNQSADQDSGSRSRKVADARAEFLKSMAPGKESAPTLLPCEEFNVSKTSSTAVEMKKSTETTEDIPDSTLQSFNQQLQPTQQFGESAVTDTDSVSSPPRPPFPKPSEEIAPESLMQEDASVTATIQSTSVASDSNVSSQEEVLVAPIPVTSVASISIASPEPTKVVQPPRTLPLPVIQESMHEDQISLLTPSEPTTVSSSYGDTTPATPPFEDNLPSLYDNVNPFKAMLEQEKMMEDIISAQATAPTCQATAPTYQATAPTCQATAPTCQTENKTEVTTEIIEQNAQPIAKNLNLSLSQAARKSPEAEKFEIVDIDSLAAITAEMFKFAEEMEKEVPKKTSRPPHRINTGARRRAAARDMGTHTPQRRVETREVGTEPYTTPVRRREMSTTIGIQTETSSVRTYHEAASQTDTEYETDLETESEIEDNQNKKYDASKWTFGPVREQTLPLASPQEPQLQHLHKQQQRLIQELQKQTVMQPNKEKEKPEAPPRHYQDKMPLKVVAELKNILADLEHPKPAPSRAVVQPPRWDDQLLWPHALQELGLDESTLLNEIEQILGVGSLTSKSGKASEVSPARPEKEKEKSPSPVKPKSDRGVSQKPQVPERASSRGVWTPGKGSDERDASGPSRIDLPDLPSFKDQPNVWTPARAGSASPNLGRKEYRKITYDNQSSPQRRPSQENITVPSPEESFAWRDANVDKVARSPTSTLPKVQNPTVTLLQKKREGQIPGKRPEYLKPDDGPKYRPDDKLYVIKREYESEEEGGAGRRFAVLGPKKVAGVGPTTNDGVPTTLKSGVKSEHQGEWYKRMFDSLHKIKDDDHIIIKYKVPRARYGGYMSEPEGYDSDIGGGTLRYATVDRRRGPSYEADPMTSSLPRECLIDLDPYAR